In Nitrospira sp. MA-1, the genomic window ATTCTTGAGCTCCCCCCGAAAGGGTGTCTGAATGTTCATGGGTCCCTCCTTCCGAAGTATCGGGGTGCTGCTCCCATTCAATGGGCTGTGATCGATGGAGAGGCGGAGACCGGTATTACGATCATGCTCATGGATGAAGGGATGGATACGGGGGCCATTCTACAGCAGGAAGTGATTTCTATAGGTCAGGACGAGACTTCCGGAGAGTTAGCTTCACGAATGGCTGAGATTGGCGGAGCGCTTCTGGTCCGGACTCTGCGTGGATGGGTCGCTGGCACAGTGACTCCTTCGGCTCAAGATGATTCGGCAGCGACCTTGGCGCCCATCTTAACCAAAGAAGATGGCTTGATGTCTTGGGGACAATCGGCGCGATGCCTTGCCAATCGTATTCGGGGGCTGTCGCCATGGCCTGGTGTGTATACCTTCCTGGAGGGTGAGCGATGGGGAATTTGGAAAGTTCAGATTGAAGACCAAGAATCAGGTATATTGCATACTACTCATGACGCTCCTCAGGCTCCAGGAACAATTACTGCCATCACGAAACAGTCCATCCGCGTCCAGACTGGTCAGGGAAGTTTGCATCTTTTGGAGGTTCAACCTGAAAACAAAAAACGCATGCACGTTTCTGACTATTTAGCCGGGCATCGGATTACACTCGGTATGACCTTCTCAATGGGGCAGCAAGATGATTGTGCAGTGTAATCGTGTGGTTAAAATAAAAAAAAGTGTGGCACCGGCAGCCTGGAATTGCCAGGTGTTTTCGTATGACCTGTTTTGGTGGAAAAGGATCCAATAATGACCGATCAATCCTCCGAGCTATTAGCGTTTATACAAAGTCAAATCGAGGAAATTAACACCATTCATGCACAGGCCGAGAAGGCCCTCAATGCGGTGCAGGGGAAAGACCATGTCACGAAATGGAAAAGGAAGGTCGTTGAAGGCCTGGCACCCTACGTGAGTCAGACATATCTTCAACTCATTACCAAGGAATGGCTGGAAACCACCTATTTTGTGGGCGATGTGTTTGACGAATTAGCCGATGAAGTGGATATGTGTCGGCGCCATCTTAAGAAGTTGCTTAAAGACATTCAGACCACCGGCATCCCCTGATGCCCCTGACCCTATGAATCACCGGTATGCCTCTTCTCATTTTTCTCCTTGCCTATAAATGATGGCACCGCTTCCTCCTTATCCGCGCAAACGGCTCGGTCAACATTTCCTTATTGACCCCAATTTACTCCGAAAAATTATCGATCTGGCGGATCTCCAGCCGAATGATTATGTCTGTGAAATTGGACCGGGGGGCGGCGCCTTAACCAGATTGTTGTGCCAATCGGCAAGGCAGGTGTTAGCCCTGGAAGTCGATCCCCGTATGGTGGATTTTTTGAAAGAGGAATTTTCGGGATATTCGAATCTTGATATTCGAGAACACGATGCGCTTCGTTATCCCTTCGATCAACTACCGGAACCTGCTGTCGTAGTGGCCAATCTGCCCTATAATATTTCAACCCCCATTATGTTTCGGTTATTAGAAGCCCGGCCAAAGATCCGTCGGATGGTTTTAACTGTACAGCTGGAAGTCGCAAAACGGTTAACCGCCAACCCCAATACTAAAGACTATGGGGTGCTCTCGGTTATGGCGCAGCGTTTAGCTGATGTCCGTTTCGGTTTCCCCGTGTCTCGAAAATGCTTTCGCCCCGTTCCTGATGTAGATTCCGGAGTTGTACGGTTGGATATTCGTTTTTCTCAGCCTTCCTTTGGGCAGGAAGCCGACGCGTTTGCTTCGCTGGTACGGGCGGCATTTGGGCAACGGCGAAAAACCCTCCTCAACGCACTACGAGGGGCGGGTTTTCCTTTGATCTGCTTGGAAAGGGCTCAAGAGCGTACAGGTATCATGTTGACCCGACGAGCGGAAACGCTGTCGGTGGGGGAGTTTCAGAATTTAAGTGAAGCGCTCAATGACCCGACGTTTCCTTCCACTTCTTAACGACTCCGGGACCTTGGGCAGGCTTGTCATATGCGTAAGGGTTGTTTGCTCGATAGAAACACTTATGGTAGGATTTTTTGATGAGTATCTTCCCTAGTTCGAAGAGCAAGACAACAAAGGACCAACCTAAGGGATTTTCTATTTTAACTACACAAGTTGTAGGAATTTTGCTTGCCACCTTGGGTATTCTGGGCCTACTCAGCATGGCCACCTTTTCTCCAGCCGATCCGATCCTTTTTAATGACTACCCCTCATCAAATTCTGTTCCCGAAAATGCGGTAGGCCCGATTGGGGCTACTCTCGCGTTTTCCCTCTTAACTGTTGTGGGAGGGGGAGCCTATGTTGTGCCTTTGCTGCTTGTTATGTTGGGTTTAAGTGTTTTATGGGGCGAAAAAATTCGTATTACGTCAGGAAGTCTTCTTGGATCGCTGATTGGAGTTCTATCTGTCAGTGCGCTGCTACATCTTCAATTTTCAGCCGGGCCTCAAATATCCGGGATGGATGTGCTAGGAGTTGGCCAAGGTGGAGTTGTGGGACAATGGGTGGCGGTCGGACTCGGGTCGTATCTGGCGGTCACCGGTGCCACGATCCTGTTAGGGGCACTGTTACTGATTGCTTTTCTTTTGCTTGTGCCGGTATCGATTGGGCAAATTGTTCGAACAACCCTGAATTTCGGGGGACGCCTCAAAAATACCCTGGTGGAGTCGGTGAAAGAGCGAGACTGGTGGGCATCAGATGCCCAACCAAAAATGAATAAATCCATACGGATTAATCGTCAATTGGCTGCCCGTGGGGGTATTGGCACGATGGTATTGGAAACTTTGGAACCCAAATCCAAGTTATCCAAGGTAAAAGATGATCCCCCAGCCACAATCGAGATTGCACCTACTCTCCCCATCCTGGAGGAAGTCGACGACACCTTTATCTCTCGCAGGCAAATTTCAAAGTCCTATCAAATGCCTTCCCCCGTTGACCTCTTGGATACTCATGCTGCGCGGGCCGCGCACCAGACTGATGCGGTGCTGAAATCCCAGTCCGAAATTCTCGTGAACACGTTGGCAAGTTTTGGGATTGAGGGGGGCGTCACGGATGTGCACCCCGGACCGGTGATTACTATGTATGAATTTGCTCCCGGCCCCGGCATCAAAGTCGCCCGCATTGTAAATTTGGCGGATGATCTGGCCATGGCCTTAAAAGCCTTAAAGGTTCGAGTGGTGGCTCCTCTCCCAGGAAAATCCACAGTAGGTATTGAGGTACCGAATCCTCAACGGGAAACGGTTGGATTGAAAGAGATGTTGACATCGGAGGCTTTCACCCGGGCTCGCTCAAAGCTGGCTTTGGCCTTGGGAAAAGATATCTTTGGGCGACCGGTGGTGACGGATCTCCGAACCATGCCCCATTTGTTAGTAGCAGGTGCGACGGGGTCAGGCAAAAGTGTGGGGCTGAACTGCCTGTTATTGAATATCCTGTTTACCGCGCATCCCGATGAGGTGAAGCTCCTGTTAATCGATCCAAAAGTGTTGGAATTGCAGGTGTATGATGGGGTTCCGCACCTCATTCGCCCGGTTATCACGAATCCTAAAGAGGCGGCTCGTGGGCTTGGGTGGGTCGTACAGGAAATGGAGCGGCGTTACCAGGTGTTAGCGGAATTGGGAGTTCGAAATATTGATGCCTATAATAAAAAAGTTACCGACTCTCAGGAGACAGGTTCTCCACTTCGAACCATGAAGAAATTGAGCAAGGGCCAGTCGATGAATGTGGAGGAAGGGGCACCCTTGTTGGAGTCTTCGCAGGAAGAGCGGGTTCTGTTGCCCTACATCGTGGTGGTCATTGATGAGTTTGCCGATCTGATTATGGTGGCTCCGAAGGATATTGAAGATCGCATTGCCCGACTCGCCCAAATGGCCCGTGCGTCGGGCATTCATCTCGTCTTGGCAACGCAAAGACCATCCGTTGACGTCGTAACTGGGCTCATAAAGGCTAATTTCCCTGCACGTATTGCTTATCAGGTTTCTTCCAAAATTGATTCCCGGACCATTTTGGATGCGAATGGAGCAGAAAGCCTTTTGGGAAAAGGTGATATGCTGTTTTTATCTTCTGGCACCGGCGGAATTAATCGACTGCACGGTCCCTATGTCTCAGATGAGGAAGTGCGCGGGGTAGTCGAATGGGTGAAATCCCAAGCCACCCCCGTCTATGACCCGGTGGCTTTGGAGTCCGTTCAAGAACCCTCGGTGGATGAACAGGAACGAGATGAGACCTATGAGCGGGCTAGGGAATTGGTGATGACTACGGGGCAAGCCTCAGCTTCGTTTATCCAGCGTCGCTTGAGGGTAGGGTACCCACGAGCAGCCAGAATGATTGAGCAAATGGAGGAGGAAGGTCTGGTGAGTGCCCCAGGGCGTGATGGGAGACGAGAGGTCCTCGCTCGAAGTACGGCCATTGCGGAGATAGGATGATGCCACTATTGTTTCTGCGCGGTACGCTCCTTTTAGTCATCGTTGGTTTAATGATGCCTGTATCCGATGTCTCGGCCGCCTCCGCTTCTGCTTCCGTCATGGAAGATGTCGCTGGGAAAGTTGATGCTCGTTATGCTCAGACCAAAGATTTGCAAGCTGACTTTGTCCAGGAAACCATTCTTGAGGGATTTACGACGGGGTTTACGTCTTCAGGGCGGCTCTATTTAAAAAAACCTGGATTGCTTCGATGGGATTATCTTCACCCGTCCGAAGAGCAGATTTATGTGGATGGTGATCAGGTGATGATGTATGTCCCTGAGCATCAGCAGGTGGTCAAGGGAGCCCTCACGCAAATGGCCGCGTCCAAGGGTCCTCTGGCGCTTCTTCAGGGGGCAGGAAACCTTTCTCAACAATTTACGATTTTGGAATCCACAGATGGGTCCAGGGATGCGGACAAGTTCCCGAGTCTCACC contains:
- the fmt gene encoding methionyl-tRNA formyltransferase translates to MRIVFMGTPAFAVPTLQQLLKTEFSVVGVVCQPDRPSGRGKKVQVGPVKGLALSQNIPVVQPEKMKDPKLMETLRAWEPDLVVVAAFGRILPKTILELPPKGCLNVHGSLLPKYRGAAPIQWAVIDGEAETGITIMLMDEGMDTGAILQQEVISIGQDETSGELASRMAEIGGALLVRTLRGWVAGTVTPSAQDDSAATLAPILTKEDGLMSWGQSARCLANRIRGLSPWPGVYTFLEGERWGIWKVQIEDQESGILHTTHDAPQAPGTITAITKQSIRVQTGQGSLHLLEVQPENKKRMHVSDYLAGHRITLGMTFSMGQQDDCAV
- the rsmA gene encoding 16S rRNA (adenine(1518)-N(6)/adenine(1519)-N(6))-dimethyltransferase RsmA, which produces MMAPLPPYPRKRLGQHFLIDPNLLRKIIDLADLQPNDYVCEIGPGGGALTRLLCQSARQVLALEVDPRMVDFLKEEFSGYSNLDIREHDALRYPFDQLPEPAVVVANLPYNISTPIMFRLLEARPKIRRMVLTVQLEVAKRLTANPNTKDYGVLSVMAQRLADVRFGFPVSRKCFRPVPDVDSGVVRLDIRFSQPSFGQEADAFASLVRAAFGQRRKTLLNALRGAGFPLICLERAQERTGIMLTRRAETLSVGEFQNLSEALNDPTFPSTS
- a CDS encoding DNA translocase FtsK 4TM domain-containing protein, with protein sequence MSIFPSSKSKTTKDQPKGFSILTTQVVGILLATLGILGLLSMATFSPADPILFNDYPSSNSVPENAVGPIGATLAFSLLTVVGGGAYVVPLLLVMLGLSVLWGEKIRITSGSLLGSLIGVLSVSALLHLQFSAGPQISGMDVLGVGQGGVVGQWVAVGLGSYLAVTGATILLGALLLIAFLLLVPVSIGQIVRTTLNFGGRLKNTLVESVKERDWWASDAQPKMNKSIRINRQLAARGGIGTMVLETLEPKSKLSKVKDDPPATIEIAPTLPILEEVDDTFISRRQISKSYQMPSPVDLLDTHAARAAHQTDAVLKSQSEILVNTLASFGIEGGVTDVHPGPVITMYEFAPGPGIKVARIVNLADDLAMALKALKVRVVAPLPGKSTVGIEVPNPQRETVGLKEMLTSEAFTRARSKLALALGKDIFGRPVVTDLRTMPHLLVAGATGSGKSVGLNCLLLNILFTAHPDEVKLLLIDPKVLELQVYDGVPHLIRPVITNPKEAARGLGWVVQEMERRYQVLAELGVRNIDAYNKKVTDSQETGSPLRTMKKLSKGQSMNVEEGAPLLESSQEERVLLPYIVVVIDEFADLIMVAPKDIEDRIARLAQMARASGIHLVLATQRPSVDVVTGLIKANFPARIAYQVSSKIDSRTILDANGAESLLGKGDMLFLSSGTGGINRLHGPYVSDEEVRGVVEWVKSQATPVYDPVALESVQEPSVDEQERDETYERARELVMTTGQASASFIQRRLRVGYPRAARMIEQMEEEGLVSAPGRDGRREVLARSTAIAEIG
- a CDS encoding outer membrane lipoprotein carrier protein LolA, encoding MMPLLFLRGTLLLVIVGLMMPVSDVSAASASASVMEDVAGKVDARYAQTKDLQADFVQETILEGFTTGFTSSGRLYLKKPGLLRWDYLHPSEEQIYVDGDQVMMYVPEHQQVVKGALTQMAASKGPLALLQGAGNLSQQFTILESTDGSRDADKFPSLTLVPKPVGQTPPTIKKIVLKLFPDTYFIQGITLFEVSGNISRVVFDHIQANTGLSSSQLTFDVPPDVVVVELP